A stretch of the Capsicum annuum cultivar UCD-10X-F1 chromosome 8, UCD10Xv1.1, whole genome shotgun sequence genome encodes the following:
- the LOC107845684 gene encoding pectinesterase 2 has translation MDNIHLIFPLLLVSCFFFPSTTNGYSKAVIKSWCLQTPHPQPCEYFLSQNPKYISPITKKSDFLKVSIELALDRALRAQTNTYSLGSKCRNDLEKTAWADCVELYENTVHKIKSIVDPSTKCTAADAQTWLSTALTNIETCITGFEELGVTDYVMPLMSNNVSSLISNTLSLNHGYYTEPAATQVDGFPTWVSLGDRKLLQSSSPASQANIVVAQDGSGNFKTVKEAIAAAGKRKGTGRFVIYVKAGIYSENVEIGSKVKNVMLIGDGMGKTIITGSKSVGGGSTTFKSATVAAVGDGFIARGLTIRNTAGPKNHQAVALRSGSDLSVFYQCSFEGYQDTLYTHSERQFYKECDIYGTVDFIFGNAAVVLQNCNILARDPPNKTNTVTAQGRTDPNQNTGISIHNCRVTAAPDLKSSSVKTYLGRPWKKYSRTVVMKTFLDGLINPEGWMPWSGNFALNTLYYGEYMNTGPGSSTSNRVKWGGYRVITSATEASKFTPANFIAGNSWIPATNVPFTSGL, from the exons ATGGACAATATTCATTTGATTTTCCCACTTTTACTtgtgtcttgtttctttttccCATCTACCACAAATGGCTACTCTAAAGCAGTCATAAAATCTTGGTGCCTCCAAACACCTCACCCACAACCTTGTGAATACTTCTTGTCACAAAATCCCAAGTATATATCTCCCATAACCAAAAAATCTGATTTTCTAAAAGTGTCAATAGAATTAGCCCTAGACCGTGCGTTACGTGCCCAAACGAACACATATTCACTAGGTTCAAAATGTCGCAACGACCTCGAAAAAACCGCATGGGCTGATTGTGTTGAGCTCTATGAAAATACAGTCCATAAAATCAAAAGCATAGTTGATCCAAGCACTAAATGCACAGCTGCTGATGCTCAAACATGGTTAAGTACAGCCTTAACAAATATCGAAACATGCATAACCGGTTTCGAAGAACTAGGGGTCACTGATTATGTTATGCCACTAATGTCAAATAATGTGTCCTCTTTAATCAGTAACACGTTATCTTTGAACCATGGTTATTACACTGAGCCAGCTGCAACTCAAGTTGATGGATTTCCAACTTGGGTTTCACTCGGTGATCGAAAACTGTTGCAATCTTCTTCTCCAGCTTCTCAAGCGAATATAGTAGTGGCTCAAGACGGCTCAGGAAATTTTAAGACAGTGAAAGAAGCTATCGCGGCCGCTGGAAAGAGGAAAGGGACTGGGAGATTTGTGATATATGTGAAGGCAGGGATTTATAGTGAAAATGTGGAGATTGGATCAAAGGTGAAGAATGTTATGTTGATTGGAGATGGCATGGGAAAGACAATTATTACAGGAAGCAAGAGTGTAGGAGGAGGATCCACCACCTTTAAATCAGCCACAGTTG CTGCTGTCGGTGATGGATTTATTGCTCGAGGCTTAACCATTAGGAACACTGCTGGCCCCAAAAACCATCAAGCAGTAGCCCTTCGATCTGGCTCTGATCTTTCAGTATTCTACCAATGTAGCTTTGAAGGGTACCAAGACACTCTTTATACCCACTCTGAGAGGCAATTTTACAAAGAGTGCGATATTTATGGTACGGTCGATTTCATATTTGGTAACGCAGCAGTAGTGTTACAAAATTGTAACATTTTAGCAAGAGACCCTCCAAACAAGACCAACACAGTAACAGCACAAGGCCGAACAGATCCGAACCAAAACACTGGAATTTCAATTCACAATTGTAGAGTCACTGCAGCTCCTGATTTGAAATCCTCCTCAGTTAAGACATATCTAGGAAGGCCATGGAAAAAATATTCACGTACTGTTGTTATGAAAACATTTCTTGATGGATTGATTAATCCAGAAGGCTGGATGCCGTGGAGTGGTAACTTCGCCCTCAACACATTGTACTATGGTGAGTACATGAACACTGGACCGGGTTCATCCACTTCAAATCGGGTTAAATGGGGTGGATATCGCGTTATTACAAGTGCTACCGAGGCATCTAAATTTACCCCTGCTAATTTCATTGCGGGAAATTCTTGGATTCCAGCTACCAACGTGCCATTCACTTCTGgtctttga